GGATACTTCGCACCAGAAACATCCACGCAAGTGGCCATGATATCGATGAGGTGACCGGGTTGTGTGCGGAGTTCATCGTGCGCTTTGAAGCCTGCTGGCCAGTGGGCGATGAGCGGCGTGGAGATGCCGCCTTCATGATTAAAATGTTTGTAGCGGCGGAAGGGAGTGTTTTCGAGCGTGGCCCAGGATTGACCACAATAAACAACGGAATGGGCAGAGCCGGGATCTTTGCCTTCGAGCCGGCCTTCCGGACCGCTTTCGGCATTACCACCATTGTCGGACATAAAAAGAATCAAGGTATTGTCGAGGACGCCGCGTTTCTTCAAACCATCGACAAGCGTGCCGATGCTGCGGTCCATGCGCGAAACGACGGCGGCATAAATGGCCATGATGTTATCGAAGTGGTCCTTCTCAGCATCGCTGAGGGAATCCCACGCTTTCACCATGTCAGGGCGGGGAGAGAGCGGCCAGGATTTATCGGTGATGCCCATCTCGATTTGTTTGGCGCGGCGTTGCTCGCGGAGTTTGTCCCAGCTCATTTTGTATTTGCCGCGGAACTTCGCGATGTCCTCGGCGGGCGCTTGCAAAGGGAAATGAGCCGCGTTGTGCGCCAAGTAGAGGAAGAATGGTTTTTTGACGTCGCGGGCTTCGTCAATGAAGCGCAGGCCGTAATCGGTCCAGAGATCGGTGGAATACCAATCCTTGGGCACGGATGGATCGTGAGGAGAGAGTTCCTTGCCGTTGAAAAAGAGTTTTGCCCCTGGACTGTCAGCGAAATAGAAGCCACCGGCAGCGGAAGTCATGTTGCGGTCGAAGCCGCGAGTCCATGGTTCCACACCAGCAGCATGACCCAGGTGCCATTTGCCGGTCATGGCGGTAAAGTAACCGGCTTCATGCAACACTTCAGCGATGGTAACGCATTGATTATTCAG
The Pedosphaera parvula Ellin514 DNA segment above includes these coding regions:
- a CDS encoding arylsulfatase; amino-acid sequence: MITMSRRNGFRFVRNALISLSLFSTVFSGHLTAATSNASKPNIIVILVDDMGFSDIGCYGSEVPTPNLDNLAKEGLRFTQFYNTGRCCPTRASLLTGLYSHQAGVGHMTEDGGQPGYQGHLNNQCVTIAEVLHEAGYFTAMTGKWHLGHAAGVEPWTRGFDRNMTSAAGGFYFADSPGAKLFFNGKELSPHDPSVPKDWYSTDLWTDYGLRFIDEARDVKKPFFLYLAHNAAHFPLQAPAEDIAKFRGKYKMSWDKLREQRRAKQIEMGITDKSWPLSPRPDMVKAWDSLSDAEKDHFDNIMAIYAAVVSRMDRSIGTLVDGLKKRGVLDNTLILFMSDNGGNAESGPEGRLEGKDPGSAHSVVYCGQSWATLENTPFRRYKHFNHEGGISTPLIAHWPAGFKAHDELRTQPGHLIDIMATCVDVSGAKYPTEFKGQTIPPMEGRSLVPAFENKPIQRDAIFWEHEGNAAVRVGDWKLVRFHRKGAWELYNMKTDRTELHDLATEQPDQARELAAKWDAWAERAHVKPYPSEENQPVANTPKKKKGKAAKKEAASVQ